The nucleotide window TGGTGTCGTTCTACTCCAGCTATCCAAATCCGCCAAAGATGTGCCCGATGCCGCTGTCCTCTCTGGAGACCTGGACCAGATTCGCACAGTCGCAGAGCAGGAACAGCCCGAAACCGAGCCAAAGGCCGACGCCCTCAGAGGTGCCGCTGCGATTGTCAGACGTTTATCGTCGGCCAAGCAgcagaagatggagatggaagaaCTGAAGCGATTACACGAAGAAAAGATGAGGGAAGCACTTGAGACAGTTGGCGAGGACGGTCCTGTGTACGAATGGGATGGGCTAAGGCGGAGAAAGACGGTATTGGGAAGCAACTCGGCAAGTCAGCGATCAAGAGCTGCGACCTCGGCAACGTTTCAACTTCCGATGCCGACACCACACCCGCCCCTCGGATGGTCGCATTTCCCGACCGAGGAAGAGCTTGCTGCAGCCGCTAGACCCGCTTCACCTGCCCTCTCTAGTATTGTCGGCACTATCCGCAACCGAGCGCGCAGCGTCCTCCTCCCTGGCCACCCGAACTTTCGCCCCACTTCAGCATCCAACAAGGTGCAAAGTCCTATGCACCCCGTTCAGCTGACCGAGATCGCAGTACCGGCGCAAGACTTTGACGAGGAAACAGGGTATTACCCACCAGGATCCGCTGCCGGGCCCTCCTCAAAGGGATATATGTACGACAGACCAGGAAGCAGAGGTAGTATCTCCAGTTCCGCGCGTCGAGTACAATTTTCTACCGATGCCAACCACCCATCTAGCAGCACGCTCGCCGCTCCTctagctcctcctcccctacgAACACCAACGGGCGCCACCAGGCAGTTTTCCTTCCAGAGCGTCTTCAAGCGCGGCGATCGACGCAGCCAGCACACCCACACGCAAAGCGACGGCGCCAACTCGCACAAATCCTCTCACTCCTCCGACAAGCAGGACAGAGATAAGCTGACCACTCACCGCGGCCTCTCCACGCCACACATAAGACGGGGCGCATCCGAGGAGGAGACGTTAGGGCTCGTCAGGGGCGACTCGCGCGATTTCCGGACCACGCCGCGCACATCGAAGCAttatgacgacgacgatggtgACGACGGGTCCGAAGAGTTTGAGGAGGTCGGGCGGTATATGGACGAGAAGCAATCGCGGTATGGCCCAAGCATCACGCATAGTCCGCCGCGTGCTCCAGGAGTAACCGGAGTAAGAGGGGGTACAGAACAACAATATCCCggtggggaagaggaggatgtaAAAAAGGAGTATACTGAGCATATGGAAAGTGGTGGACAGGGTCAATCacagggacagggacagCAGCACAGGTCATCAAGGAGCGACATTAATTCGTACCGGGAACGTTTGAGAAGAATCAGGGAGCATGAACGTCACAGCGACAACAACGGCAGTGGGTCGGGTCCGTCGTCACCTTCGAAGTCGAGTTCGAATCGTGGAGACGGTGGAGGTTTCATCTGATCTGCTTTGACTCCGCTACGCGTTGAGCTAAACCCAACAAAGGACGGAGGGAAACGACTGCGGGTTGGGATCGGCCGGGATCAAACGAGACGAGAGGGACGGAGTACGACAACAGCGGCAGCGGGAAAGGAACAAAGCACCTTTTTGGTTGATACCCCCCATTGAGACGGAACGAAACGACACGAGTAACGAAGGCTCGCTTATATGTCTGCATACATATTCTTACTTTCTTGATTATGATATCTCACCACCTTTGTACACGATCCATGCATTCATGCCTACAGCGCCTTGTACATGTGGCCGTACGTCGGTCGGTCGGAGCTTATATAGCTGGCATGGGTGGGACTATCTTACGATGGAGCAAGGCAGGGAGGGTTGGGGGAAAGGGTTTATGATGTATGAGATTATGACATGTTTATCTCTCGGTTATGGATGTGGAAAAAGGGTCGGCTTTTTCTTACATGTGATATAGCACATACGGAGGGTTGTTGTTCCTGTTCGGGTTATTAAAAGACTAGCAAATCAACTCGGGCCGGCATGAAACCGATGTAGAGGTGAAATACCGAGTTTTTCTTCAGCGTGTACGGAAAGCAACCACGATCAGAGACGTCGTCTGATATTCCTACCTAATGTTTGTGAgaagaaccttgatggctggCCTGACCTCGGGGTTCACAATACATCTACAGGTAAAATACCTCGCTAGATATCATGGGCATGCAATGGCAATGGAAAGACAGCCACAAGAGTGAGTTGCTTTTATGGACCTAACAATATGCTGGTTGGTGACACAATCATCTCTGACCGTGATGTCCTGACAGTGATGCCGAGGGAACAAGCTGACTTCTAGAATGTTCCCATTTGGGAGGTTTACAAATGCAGGTGGTTTAAGCGAGGTAGCAGTCCCTCCCTGTTGTTACTGTACCTTGGTAAAACGCTATGCCGCACTAACAGAACCACTAATCAGATACTGTCATCCTGTCTATCCGGCCCCTGCCGGGATGTGGATCAAGACCCCAGATTCCCCAACAGCTAACAGCCCCAGAACCCCACCACGTTGCGGCAGCTTCAGATGAACTCCGAATCTCTTCATCAGTTTCCTCTTTCTACCTCGAACCTCAAAAGATTGTGGTGTCAATCGATTGATATTTCCCCGCGGTTCCCTCTGTGTGAACGGCCGCCCAGGATCCGCAAGCTTCTTCGCAAGTCTTCCCCGGACCCCAAGGTATGCGCCAACCGTTGCTCGGCCCCGTATTCAAGCGTCactgtcctcctccttgaggACACTCGTATCTGCCTCCTCCGACTTCCGACCTCGTGCTCCTCTCGTCGCCTAGACCGCCGACCTACTTGTCGACTCCCACTCGAATTGCAATCGCATTTTACCAGCTAGGCGACAGTTGTTCAAAATCAACTCCGCGCCATTTTTCCTGCCTCCGTTTCTtaccttccttctcctttagACCAGCAAGTCTTTTCGCGGAAACAAAAGCACCTCTTCTCAGCCGAAATACCAGCGCGTACGAATTTTATCAAGCAGCGACAATCACCAACAAGATGTCAACACAATCCTCACTAGCCCTCAAAGAGGAGGGTAACCGCCACTTCCAAAAAGGCGACTACGTCGCTGCCGAGGCGTTGTACACCAAGGCGCAAGTCcttccttctgctcctcccgctccctccctctccctccatcCCATTCATTCCCCATcatcctcaacaccaccgccacACATCTCTCTCGGCCCAACCCAAAAAAACCAAATCAAAACTAACagcccccctttttttgAAACACACAGAATCCTCGCTGACCCTACCAACCCCCTCCTCTACACCAACCGCGCCATGGCCCGCCTCAAAATGTCTCGCTGGGACTCGGTAATCGAAGACTGCGAGGAATGTCTCCGCCTGTCCTCCTCCAGCAGTACCGGCAGCAAAAACTTCAAAGCCCTCTACTACCTCTCCCAAGCGCACCTCCCGCTCAGAAACTACGACCAAGCCGTTGCCTACGCGCTAGAAGCGCACAAGATTTGCGCAGAGACGCACGACAAGAGTTTGGCGGCCGTGACGAGTCAGGTGCTCAAGTgcaagaaggagaggtgGGAGCACAGGGAGAagttgaggaagagggaagaacAGGAACTGGAGggcgaggtggtggagatgctgaggagggagatggacGGGTTGCTGAAGACTACTAGTTctagtggtggtgaggatggggacaaggatgaggaggaggaggagaggaaagagacGGAAAAGATGTACGAGGAGAAAATCGAGAGGATACGAGCCGTCTTTGAAAGGGCGAGGGATAAGGAAAACCAGCGAAGACCGAATCCGCCAGATTGGGCGATTGATGATATCAGTTTTCAGGTCATGGTTGATCCTGTGATGgtggggtttttttttttttttttttttcgccctttttttttttctgcaccctcttgcttctccttcttttcaagTCTCATGGGTGGAGTGGTGGTGACTGACTTTGAATACAAAAAAAACACAGACAAAAACAGGCAAATCCTACGAACGCGCATCCATCGAGGAACACCTCCGAAGAAGCGAGACGGATCCGCTGACGAGAACACCCCTGACCATCAAGGATCTGCTGCCCAACATTGACCTCAAGCACGCTTGCGAGGAGTTCTTGAATGAGAACGGGTGGGCGGTTGACTGGTAGAAGCACTGATCGTCTCGGTAGGAGTTTACGGTCTTACGATCCTTCCTACTTGGCCTTGAATTCATTTTTGAAAAGTCAGCCATTGTTTGGGCACTCTTGGGGTACAAGCTTTCCGTTCAATATTGCTATAATAATCAGTGCATAGCAGAGCGGTGTTTCTGGAGGTTGTTTTTATTTCAATTTTATAAGCTTGAACGGCTTATAAGCGTGTGATTGCGTTCATTGCGCTTCAACCGCTAGGCAAATCACAGCGGCTTCGTATTGTACCTCTGTGCATCAAGATTGGTGAGAGCCTGAGAGACACTACAGTACTAATCAACAATCCAAGCAGAGTGTGCCAGTAAACAAGACATATATTCCACGACTCAGGTACCCCAACTTAGTTTACGCCTCCTGACCATTCCTAAATCTCATACAGCTACAAAATCATGCTAACCCAGCCATACACAGTATACACATCCATATGAGCCTCCCAACCCCAGGCTGAAATCAAAAGCAACGTCAGACATCCAACTTTCCAGATAGCCATCCATCCTCCCTCCCACGCCCATATACGGCACTATCTTACATGCTCAACACAATAATGAACAGAAGAAAATATGGTGGTTTGCTCGGCCTGGCCGCCCATGGTATCCCAGCCCCATCAGTCAGATCAACAACTCCTCGGTTTCCAGCCTCGAATACGAAATCAAATTAATGTGAAGCACCAATCCAAGTCTTCGCGCTTCatcaaaagaagaagcgcacATCCAGCGAGTAGAGGTGCCAAACTttaaaaggaaaatatagaCAGTCCAAAACCCGAAAACACCTGAGAGGCATACGGGAAGAatgaacaagaaaagaatgaTGCAAAGTAAGTGGGTAAAAAGCATCGCACCGCAGGCCATAGGCGCGAGTACCAATTTGATTTCCTCCCACAGCATTGGTGACGGGACCTCAATTTCACCGTTTCCTCTCTTCTCATAGACGGCATGGCCTCGTtatttttgttttgttggtGTAGTTGGAGAGACCGTCTGCTCCAAATGAAGGCGTATATCTTGAATACGTATGTTCGTTGTggcatgttttttttttggtaaTTTATACATGATTAATATGCCTGCCCTAGTGGTGTTTCATTGCTCACTGGTGGCGGGGGAGCAGGGGAGGCGGTTCGCGAATCTGGGCGGTACTCCTGGGCAACTGGGCTGGGGCCGGGAGGTGTCATCCGTCGACTTGCGGTCACTGGGCTTTGCGTGCCGTGTGTGATGGGGCGGTCAACGGGCGAGCCGGGGTTTCCGTTCTGCACCGGGCTCATAGGTCCATTATGGGGCATCATTGGCCCAGCGGGAGACTGTGGTCGAGACCACGAGCCGGGAGGTGGTGGGCCGCGAGGATTCATGAACTTGGTATTGATCGGTCCGGGGCCAGGACGTCCGCCGTTCGGTCCACCTTGAGGAGGTCCGCGGGGAGACCCGCCAGGACCACGGGGTCCTCCGTTAGGACCGTATCCAGGCCCGCCGTTCGGGCTCATAGGTCCATTGCCAGGTCCTCCAGGCCCATAGTTAGGCCTGACTGGAGGCCCGCGGGAACCAGGACCGCCCTGGGGGGGCCGTGACTTCACGGGACGCGCGGACAAGCAAGTCCGGGGAACAACGCCCTGTTGAGACCGGTCGAGGCGAATGCAAAGTGCCCAGCCATCGTCGTACTCGTGCAGAAGACGAACGAGCTGTCCAGCTTGAAGAGCCATTTCATCTTCCAGGGTTGGCCTGAAGTCGAGCTGGACACGATGGACAGTGGACTGTGCAGGTCCACCAGCGGCAGCAATGGCGGCAGCGCTAGCCGAGGGCCCAGGTGGTAGGCCAGGGCTAACAGTGTTGATGCTATAGTCGGTTCCAGCAGGGCTGGGCGGGTGGGCGTTCAACGGCAGAGGTTGGGGCTTGGTCAGATCAAGAGGTTTGAATCCATCGTTCCGGATGGAAGTTTTCCGAGTTAaaccgccagcagcagcacccgcGACAGCTCCAGCCGCACCAGCGGAGACAGGCGAGTCGCCAGCCGGGCTGACTGGCGAAGACTCTTCGGGAATTTGCTGATTATCACCGAATGGGTTGAAGCTCGCACTAGTGCCGGGTCTTTCGCCAGCGGTCTGAGTCGAGCTGACAGTCGGACGCTCCCAAGCGCTAGCTCCTGCAGGACGGCTGAGGGGGGACCCAGGTACGTTCGAGCTGGTGTTCATCATGTTGGCGCGGCTGGTTCTCCTTTCTGGAACTTCGGTGGGCATGAACTGACTGGCGGGTCGCAAGCTCAATTGCGGGGCGGCGGTCGGGGTTTCGATCTCGTTCTTGTCGGAAAAGGGACCGTTGATCTTTTCGTCATCTGCCAGGCGTTGCTTCTCTGCTTCCATCTGGCGTTTTCGCTTGGTGAAGAGGAGCCACACCAGCAGTAAGACAGCCAGCAAACCAGCCAACACACCAATGGCAATACCGGCTGTGGCAGCACTGCTGGTCCCTTGTTGAGTGGTGCTTGCGGCGGTGGCCGTTGGAGCAGGAGTTGTGGATGTGGCTGCTCCAAAGCTCATGGATGTCGGCGACGCAACCGCCAAGGTAGACTCAAGATCGAGGGCTCCCGTTGACCTGATCTCATCCGTCATGACGTCTGATGGGAGCAATTCTGCAGGCGCTGATGACACTGGTGATTCTGGCGCCTTGGTAGTAAAAGCTGTCAACAAGGTGGTGGATGGCGGGGCGGCGCTGTGGTGTGTAGTGGTGTGCGCAGTCGTGGTCGCGGGGGCAGCTTCAGCGGTCAGAGGAGGCCCGTTGGTTGCAATGGTTTCCTGGGCAGTAGCTGTCGCCCAGAAGTTCTCGTCGGTCACTGTTTGCGCGACTCTAGTGGTGAAAGCCTCCGTTTTCTGTTCGGGGAGAAATACATTGTTCCAAAATGACTTGACGTCGTCCCAGGCCTTGCGCTCCAAGTGATGATGCGCATGGCGCACATGAATCCTATGGTCCGACATGCTGGGCGAATATCCGTACAGAGTAGGAGTCGTGATGATTCGGGTAATGGTGTTGGGTCCCCAGTTCTTCGGATGAAATAATCACGTCGCCttcgtctctctctctctctctctcgtcgtcctcgtcgtcgttcaaGTAGAGCAGATGGTGGTGTGATGGTGTCTTCTCTTTCGTGAGAATTGCCTAAAAATGAATGTCTGGTCGAGCGGAAGTCAATCGCTCGTTGTCGTAATGCGAACTTTGATCAGTTGCAAAGAAGGAATGGCAAGATATCTAGGGCGCGATATCAAAGtaaaaggaagggaaggggcgAGTCAACATGTCACGAGCTCATGATCATGGATCTCAGAGACTCAACACCACGGGGCGAAAAAAGAGAGGCGCGTTCTTCCAACGGAGAAAGTGTGGAAGATgcaggaaggaagagagaaaaaaaaaaagagaagaggttGAAGGAGGGATTGAGAGGCTGAGAGGAGTCGAGAAAATGCCAGCGCAATGTTGGGTTGCAGAGACAGACCGTTCCTGCCCAGTCCTCCTAGCCGACTCCGGCCACCATGCGGCATGCGGGTCAAGACTTCCCAAGCTGGGGAACCAAGCGAAGCtacataggtaccttacctaacCTCACAAGTTTGTGTACAATGCACCTATGTGCCTGCCGGGAATTGAAGGGATCACGTTCACCTTCATCGTTGTGTGGCTTCACTCTAAGATTGTGTTTGATGTTGCTGATCAGTCAACAACTCATAGAACTTTGCTCGAGTCGTTTCATTCTCTTGGATCGCAGTGAGAGAACCAGTGCCTCTGCGATCTACAATCAGTCGGGTCCCTATCGTCCACTCGTTCTCTCACGCTTACCACCTCCGGAGGAGCCTGCAATCTGCTCAGGTCCCAGGCGTCTCTGATTGGTGGGCCCTGCTAATCACTCATCAAGCGAAATTGCTGCCAGGGATCCTGATTGGCTTTTGGATTCGTGAATCGCGGACCCCATCACTTATTTTTGCGGGGCGGCCGCCGACAAACATCCCCTTGACATCCCCAATAAGTTTGTATTCCGTTCGCTACACTACACTTGTCTCGGGGACAACGACAAACCCTGACGACTCCTTTCCTCCGCAACACCAAGGCAAAGCGAAAAGACTTGTccgctttctttctctcgcTTCGTTTGATCCCGCTCGTGCCGCGTATGCACAACCGATATGCATGTCATGCAGTGGGAAGCTATCGGGTGATGACAGCAAGCCACAGTTTGCACCGTTGCGTTACCAGATGGAACAACGAGCggtttctcttcctttggCTGAGAGGCATCATGGGGATCGGCAGTTGGATCGAGCCACTGCTGGTCAACTTCTTTTGAACACTGTAGTTGAACCCCCGGTAGTCATAAGAAAACTCCGAGCAAActtcctctctccttctcctcccttgCGCTGAGCTGTACATCTCGTCTATCGCACCATCGTTGTGGGAGATTGGAGGTCTGAGCAATAGCCCCCCTAGCTCTTAACGGCAAGATAGAAACTTGTGATAAGATCGCAATTTGAGCTCGGCTCACGGGACCGCAATGCTAAGCAACTGATCCCCCAGGTGTAATATCCGCCAGCAAGGACGATCCAAGGACCAAACCCAATGTTTGTCGGCTGTCCTGCCCGGACGGGCCCAGTGCTGGAGAACCAAAGAGAGCCCCCCATCGCCCATCCCCCCCTGTAATTTCTGAAACTCTAGCATAAAGCAAGGGTACCGTTGCCTCGACGCGTTGCCTCGACGTTGCACTTTAGTTCCCTATGCTGGGCCCTGGGGTTGTTTATACTCTTCCCCATTGACATCATCAGTCAACTCGGTCAATTTCGTGGGTGAGGTGATCATCGTCACAGCCTCAGTGGTAGTCTCTTCAACTTCCTCAAACACATTCCGAAGTCGGAGCGCGCCCGGCTATGGCACTGGGAAGACGGCGGTAGTACATGCATACTGAGATTCAGAACGTTCGTGGGAAATGGGAAGGGGTAAGGCGGGCGCGGTAAGCTCGGTTGAACCCATATGTGAGAGGTTTCACATTGGAGAATCCTTTATCATTGCAGTATAGCGGagtggaagaaaaaaaaaaagtgatgATCAGAAGGGCGAAAGTTGGGAAATATCCCTCAAAAGCGACCGAAAGGGACAAAAACTGACAAACAATGGTACACGAGCACCACGGCTCGCAACATCCACATATATACGCACCCGGATTTGTGAATTGGTTCCCGTCTGTTGGGACCATACCAACACCGACATCATACGTACAGTACAGTCCGATGTTAATCTGTTTGTAAGCTTAGTCTTTTCAGGATACAGGACGACATCCACCCCGAAGTGTCCTTAACCTTACAAAGACAGATTAAAAGTCAGCTACTATGTCAAAAGTATTGATCGGGTTCAAGACGAGTAATCAAATTTAGTGAAGGGTATACTCCGGGGAGAGAAACGGATCAATTAGATGATGTTCGTTAGACC belongs to Neurospora crassa OR74A linkage group IV, whole genome shotgun sequence and includes:
- a CDS encoding DUF803 domain membrane protein; its protein translation is MDQAAQILEVAHHVYARADDAADLHATRPPSYKIIGILLAVGSGFFIGTSFVVKKMGLLKANEKYNEVAGEGYGYLKNAWWWAGMILMLIGELLNFAAYMFVDAILVTPLGALSVVVATVGSAIVLKERLSMIGKVSCFLCIVGSVVIVLNAPQESAVANIQQFQQFVVTPSFLSYAGVIVLGAVIAAWYAGPRWGNKNMLVYISICSWIGGLSVVSTQGLGSAIVAQAGGEAQFKGWFIYIVIIFFIASLLTELIYLNKALNLFNAAMVTPTYYVYFTSTTIITSAVLFKGFKGTAVSIVTVVFGFLTICSGVVLLQLSKSAKDVPDAAVLSGDLDQIRTVAEQEQPETEPKADALRGAAAIVRRLSSAKQQKMEMEELKRLHEEKMREALETVGEDGPVYEWDGLRRRKTVLGSNSASQRSRAATSATFQLPMPTPHPPLGWSHFPTEEELAAAARPASPALSSIVGTIRNRARSVLLPGHPNFRPTSASNKVQSPMHPVQLTEIAVPAQDFDEETGYYPPGSAAGPSSKGYMYDRPGSRGSISSSARRVQFSTDANHPSSSTLAAPLAPPPLRTPTGATRQFSFQSVFKRGDRRSQHTHTQSDGANSHKSSHSSDKQDRDKLTTHRGLSTPHIRRGASEEETLGLVRGDSRDFRTTPRTSKHYDDDDGDDGSEEFEEVGRYMDEKQSRYGPSITHSPPRAPGVTGVRGGTEQQYPGGEEEDVKKEYTEHMESGGQGQSQGQGQQHRSSRSDINSYRERLRRIREHERHSDNNGSGSGPSSPSKSSSNRGDGGGFI